ATAGAAGGATCAATCCTCGTCTTCAATAATCTTGGTGCCCAGACCTCTTAGTCCTTCAGCTGGGATTTCTGCAACAGTGACAAGGGAGTAAAGCTGTTCCTTTGCATCTTCGTCATCATTCCTTCTGCGTGCAATGCGAACCCTGACCCTCCTTGGGACACTCCGGATCCCCCTGCTCCAGATGCTCTTGTTCAGCTTGACATCCACTCTCACATCCTTTGTTCCCATGGCCTTCTGAGCAAACTTCCTGATTTCTTTAATGGCCTTGGGAGCCTTCTTCTTGAAGGTGCTGTTTTGCAGAATTTTGC
The sequence above is a segment of the Hevea brasiliensis isolate MT/VB/25A 57/8 chromosome 11, ASM3005281v1, whole genome shotgun sequence genome. Coding sequences within it:
- the LOC110635897 gene encoding 60S ribosomal protein L31 yields the protein MVDKTKGRKEEVVTREYNINLHKRLHGCTFKKKAPKAIKEIRKFAQKAMGTKDVRVDVKLNKSIWSRGIRSVPRRVRVRIARRRNDDEDAKEQLYSLVTVAEIPAEGLRGLGTKIIEDED